CCGATATTTATTCCCTGGAACTGGTGCAGTGAATGAAAGAGGACAAGGTGTAGGATATAGCTATTCTTTCAATGTTCCACTCGATGCCTTTACAGAAGATGAGTCTTTTTTACAGTCTTACCGTACTGTTGTAAAAGAAGTCGCCGCTTATTTTAAACCAGATATTATTGTAACGCAAAATGGCGCCGATGCGCATTATTATGATCCACTTACACACCTTTGTGCAACTATAGAAATTTATCGAGAAATTCCAAAACTCGCTAATGAAATTGCAAATGAATATTGCGATGGGCGCTGGATTGCCGTTGGTGGCGGTGGCTATGACATGTGGCGCGTTGTCCCAAGAGCATGGGCACTCATATGGATCACAATGAACAACATCCAAAACATCTCAGGTTATCTCCCTCCAGAATGGATTGAAGCGTGGAAAGGACAAGCTGAAACTGAACTTCCTCTCACATGGGAAGACCCTAACAACATGTACAATCCTATCCCTCGAAAAGCAGAAATTGAAGAAAAAAATGCACTAACTGTCGCAAAATCTCTCGAAATCATTCGGAATAATACAAAAAAATCATTGTATTAGATCATAAAGAATAGGAGATTTTTTCCTATTCTTTTTTCAAAGAAGATAATATTTTATGTAGAATTGATAGCTTGTACATATATTTCATGGTACTTTTGAAATCTTTCCAAGAGGAAATGGAGAACTCCTTTGTATGACACATCATTACTGACAATTTCATAAGACTGAGGATGTCTTTGCAGAAAGCTTTATTCCTACTCATCAAGTATTTCTTATTAATATGAAATAACATAGATTTGAAAATTCCATTCATCATTTTATCCCAAGAGTATTAACCTTTCTTTTATTGTTTGATACAAAACTTGTTATTAACAATCTAAAAGAATTAAAATTGTAATAAATAGTAAAACTGTTACTATGCTCTAAAACACTTAAATCACATAATTTGGATAATATAGAATAAAACGGATACACTTTTCTGAATTTACTTTCATTCTCATTTCCTCTTTATTTCTAATATAAACTTCTATAAAATATGGTGAGGAATTATAATCTTCATATTAAATTTAGAGAGGACGGGCATAACGTATGTGGAATGAGTTTAAAAAGTTCGCTTTAAAAGGGAACGTCATGGATTTAGCTGTCGGGGTTGTAATTGGTGGTGCGTTTGGTAAGATCGTTTCTTCATTAGTAAGTGATGTGATCATGCCATTAGTTGGATTACTACTTGGTGGAGTAAACTTCACAGGACTTTCCTTTACATTTGGAAAAGCTGTAGTAAAATATGGTGCATTTATTCAAACTGTTGTTGATTTCTTAATCATTGCATTCTCAATCTTCTTATTCATTAAATTATTCAATAAGTTAACATTCAAAAAAGAAGAAGAAAAGAAAGAAGAAGTACCAGAACCAACCAAAGAAGAAGTTCTTCTTGGCGAAATTCGCGATTTATTGAAACAACAAAATGCTTCTAAAGATCGAGCATAATAAAATGATAAAAGGCATGCCCATATGGGACATGCTTTTTTTATATCTTATAACGTTTCAGAATTCATATGAATAAAAAAAACAATACCAGCAACCATTAATACCATCATACTACCAGCAAATAATGTAATGCCGATAAATACAAAGTTTGTACTCCATTCCGCTGAAACATGTTCAATGAAAATAGAAGATACATATGTGATAAGGGCGATTCCGGCAAGAATACTTCCTGGAACAAATCGCTTTAAACCAGTTTGTTTTAACGTCATATAAGCAAAAAAAGCAGTCATACAAAGCGTAATAATCCAAAGAATGATCATCTCTTCCCCTCCTCACAAGCCTTTTCTTTCTATTATACATGACATTGTGTATTTATAGGGAATTTTGATTCTAGATCATACAGAGAACCCTATCATGTCTCTTCCATATTCTCCTTCAAATGAGACAATCCAAATTCATATAAAAGAGCATCCTAATTTCTTGTATTTTAAAGCTGAATTTAAGTTCCCCTTTTTCCTGTTTCACTATTCTCAGTTGAACTTCTCGTTTAAAGGCGGACACCTTATCGGCGGAGATAACAAAAAAACTCACAGCGCCGCGCTGTGAGTTTTTTTCCTTACTTCGTCGAATTTCTAAATTGAATGCGATGAGGTAAGATAACTGTATGATCTTCTACTTTTTCTTTATTCATATATTTTGTAAGTAAACGCATCGCTACTGCACCGATGTCATACATTGGTTGTACGACTGTTGAAAGCTGTGGGCGCACCATTAATGCAAGGCGTGTATTGTCAAATCCAAGCACTTCTACATCTTCTGGTACACGTAAGCCAGCGTCTTGTGCTGCATGGATGACACCTAATGCCATTTCATCGGAAGACACGAAAATTGCTGTTGGTTTTTGATCAAGTGCCCAAAGTTTTTCAAATGCTTCTAAACCTGAATCATATGTGTAATCTCCATCAATTACAAGTTTTTCATCATATGAAATACCAGTTTCCTCTAAAGCTTTTTTATACCCTTGTAATTTCTTTGCGCTTCCTGCCTTATCAACGAAAGGACCTGATACGAAACCAATTCGCTTATGACCTTTTTCTAAGAAATACTTTATTGCATCATAAGCTGCTTGTGTATAATCAATATTTACTGATGGCGTTTCATTCTTCTCATCAAATGATGCCGCTAATACAATCGGTACTGGAGATTTTTTAAATTCTTCGACATGAATATCTGTAATATCCTCACCCATGAATACAATCCCATCTACTTGTTTACCTAGCATTGTATTTAATAAGTGGAACTCTTTTTCTTTATTTTGATCCGAGTTACTTAAAATAATATTATATTTGTACATTGTTGCAATATCTTCAATCCCACGTGCAAGTTCTGCATAGAATGTATTGGAGATATCAGGAATAATAACCCCTACTGTAGTTGTTTTTTTACTTGCTAAACCACGCGCTACCGCATTTGGACGATATCCTAAGCGGTCAATTGCTTCTAATACTTTCTTTCTTGTTGTAGGCTTTACATTTGGATTACCGTTTACAACACGTGATACAGTTGCCATTGAAACATTCGCTTCACGCGCTACATCATAGATTGTTACGTTCATCTTTTCGCACACTCCTTCTATCTATGTTATCTATTTTTATGTATCGGTTCACTTGAATGAAAAAAAGACATCAACTCTATTTGAAGATGCCACCAATCGTCCCGAGTCCTTTTACTAATGATACGATAAAATTGCAGACTCATACAATATGTTCCCGCAAAAGTTCTGAAAAAATTCGCTTCTTTTCTCGTATTTTCGTATTTTTCATGTGAAAAAGGACATTTTCTGCAAAAAGTCTATGCGAGAAATATCGCATAGACAAACATTCCTTACGATCTACCACGAAACGCTTTTAGTTCTTTCATAAACTCATTAAACTCCGGAATATCCATTTGCTGTGCTGAATCCGATAATGCAACAGCTGGATCCGGATGCACTTCAGCCATAACAGCATCAGCACCGATTGCCATTGCTGCTTTTGCAGTTGGTAATAGAAGGTCACGGCGCCCTGTAGAATGCGTTACATCTACTACAACAGGTAAATGTGTCTCCTTCTTCAAAATCGGCACAGCGGAAATATCTAGCGTGTTACGAGTTGCCTTCTCATACGTTCGAATGCCTCGTTCACATAAAATAATATCTCCATTCCCTTGTGCCATAATATATTCTGCGGCATAAATAAATTCTTCAATAGTAGCTGATAAACCTCGTTTTAATAATACTGGTTTCTTTACAGCACCGGCAGCTTTTAATAGTTCAAAGTTTTGCATATTGCGAGCCCCAATTTGAATTACATCTACATAATCAAGAGCCATTTCCATATCGTTTGGATTTAAAATTTCGCTAATGACAGCTAAATCATATTCATCGGCAACTTGTCGCAAAATTTGTAATCCCTCTAAACCAAGACCTTGGAAATCGTAAGGAGATGTACGAGGTTTAAATGCACCACCGCGCATTAATTTTAATCCTTGTTCCTTTATCGCTTCCGCTACTTGACGCACTTGTTCATAACTCTCTACAGCACATGGTCCCATAATAAAGTGCGGATTCCCATCACCAATTCTCTCACCTTTAATCGTAACAATTGTATCCTCTGGCTTTTTCTTACGAGAAACAAGAAGCGCCTTGCGATGATCATCTTCTTGTAACTCTAAGCTCATCTGAAAAATTTGTTTAAAAATATGTTGAAGTGTTGATGTTTCAAACGGGCCATTATTATGTTGTGCAATTAAATCGAGCATATTTCTTTCACGTACAGGATCAAATTTCATAATCCCTTGCTCTTCTTTTACTTTACCGACTTCTTGAACAAGACGGCCCCTTTCATTTAAAAGCTCTAACATTTGCATATTTATTTCATCAATTTGAGAACGTAAACGATCTAATTCTTGTGATGCCATAGGAAGCCACCTCTTTCTCAGTTGTATATTTATATATTGGTTTCATTATCTTATTATCACGTTTAAGCTAACTTATTATAACGAATAGACGTCAGGTTGTCACATGATATACATTGGCATTTGGAATCGTTCCCTCATTTATTAGTTCCGTATATACAATCTCTAAAAACTCAATCTAAGAAAATTATAATGATTTTTTTCAAAAAAGAAAGAAGCGAGCCTCTTCACTCACTTCTTACTTGACGTTCTCTTTCAGTACTTCTTTTTTAATATTCCAATGCGATGTATGCCATACCGCCATACCATCTTTTATGTATAACACTTGTGGTGATTCATGTGTAATCCCAAAATGTTCAGCAATGCGATTGGAAACATCTCGTGCATCCTGTATGTATAAGTAATATGCGGCAGTTTCATCGTTCTCCTTACAATAAGCTTGAAATTCCGTATATGCTCCTTGGCTAATTGGGCATGTTGTACTATGTTTAAACAAAATGTATGGTTCCGCTGTTTCTACTAATGCTTCAAACTCTTCTATTGTTTCGATTTTTTTCATGCTCATTTTACTCACCTTTCATACGGATCGGCAGTCTCGAACGCTTTTCTTTCTTTTCTACCTTCTCTAACTTTCTCTCTTCTTTTTCTCTTTTTTTCTCATGTCGGGTAGCACGGAAATGATTGTACACTTCAATCGCTGCACTGCTCCATTGAACAACTTGAGCAACTTTATCTGCATTATTTTCAATTTCATTTGTAACTGAATTTGATACATTACGAAGTTTCGTATTTAAAGAATGAATTGTCGTTCCAATTCCATCTACGCCTTCTACTACTTTATTTAATGATTGTGACTTTTGTTGAATATCATCAGCTAATGCATTTGTTTTATGTAATAACTGCTCTGTTTCTACGCTTATTCCTTGCATTTGCTTTTCTAATCCCTCTAGTGTACTCGCAACATTTTCTAGCGTTTTCTGTAATGATAATAACGTTCTACATGCATAAATTACCAATACAGCAAATGCTACTGCGATAATAGCTGCACTTACGTATAAAAGAACTTGCATCTCATCACTTCCTTTATCTTTTTCATACTTTCTCCTATTATACAATCATTTTCCGTTTCATTCTAACCCTTACAATTTCGTTCGAATTTTCTTATTTATATGTCAACTGTAACATAAACTATTAAACAAATTCCAGCAAGTAGGGTACAATAACAATGTATACATAATTCATTAGGGGAGGCTTTACATATGAAAGATCCACGTATTGAAAAATTAGCATACAATTTAATTAACTACTCGATTCGCTTACAAAAAGGCGAAAAAGTATTAATTGAAAACTTTGGCTTGCAAAGAGAACTTGTAACTGCACTTGTAAAAGAAGCATATGCAGCTGGCGGGTTTCCATTTGTCTCTTTAAAAGATCACGCGGTAGATCGCTCTTTATTAATGGGTGCTACAGAAGAACATTTCGAACAAATTGCAGCATATGAAGCAAGCGTAATGAAAGATATGGACGCTTATATCGGTCTTCGCTCTGGCGATAACATTAATGAACAAGCTGACGTTCCAAGTGAACGAATGAAAATCCACGGTCAAACAGTTGGTAAGAAAGTTCATAGAGATATCCGCGTTCCAAAAACACGCTGGGTTGTTCTGCGCTACCCAAATGCGTCTATGGCGCAACTTGCAAAAATGAGTACAGAAGCGTTTGAAGACTTCTACTTCGAAGTATGTAACTTAGATTACGGTAAAATGGACAAAGCGATGGATAGCCTTGTTGAACTGATGAACAAAACAGATAAAGTTCGCTTAACTGGTCCTGGAACTGATTTAACATTCTCTATTAAAGACATTCCAGCTATTAAATGCTCTGGTCATTTAAATATTCCGGATGGCGAAGTATACTCTGCACCAGTTCGCAATTCTGTTAATGGTACAATCTCTTATAACACACCATCACCATATAATGGTTATACATTCGAAAACGTACAGCTGAAATTTAAGGATGGAAAAATTATTGAAGCAACTGCAAATGATACAGATCGCATTAATAAAATTTTCGATACAGATGAAGGTGCACGTTACGTTGGCGAATTTGCAATCGGCGTAAACCCATACATCCTTCATCCAATGGGTGACATTCTATTTGATGAAAAAATCGACGGTAGCTTCCATTTCACACCTGGACAAGCATATGATGATGCATGGAACGGGAACAACTCTAACATCCATTGGGATTTAGTATGCATTCAGCGTCCAGAATACGGCGGCGGTGAAATTTACTTTGACGACGTATTAATTCGTAAAGATGGTCGTTTCGTTGTACCTGAATTAGAAGCGTTAAACCCAGAGAACTTAAAATAGCATTAAAAAACGCTCGGATATCATTCCGAGCGTTTTTTTCAATTCATCTCTATTTTCACCTGTGGATTCTCTTTCTCAATCAATGCTAATAACTGATTCATATCTGTTGGCATTGCAATCATATGTACTTTATATTGATTCGTTGTAATTTCAAGAGATTTCCCAACTTGGCGTACCACTCTTACATCTGATAACACAATATCATCATTCAATATCCCATACTTCAGTACACCATTTTTCACAATATGTTTTTTTATAAAGACTTCCCAGACGAGCGGAACATTGACAATAAAACAAATTCCCATTCCAATTAATGCTGTCCCCCAATTCTCTTTATTCATCACAAACAGCATAATGGGATAAACAACCATAATAATGAACATTAGAATGACAACAATCATAATCAGTTTGCTTCTTTGAATAGAAATTTCCATACCATCGCCCCTAACTAAATAATACCATATTTTACAGTTTAACCTATAAAACTTTCTAGTAATACAAATTCCTCATCGGATTTTCTTCCACTCTGAAGCTAACAAGCTATAGACTGCTATATCATGAAAATGGTCATACAACCATTCTTCCTCTCGTAAAATACCATCTAATCGAAACCCAAGTCGTTCCGGAACCGCACGGTTTTTCTTATTTTGTACTCCACAATGAATTTCCATTTTATTTAGTTTTAAATCTTCAAAGCCATAGCGAAGTACCGCTTTTACACTTCTCGTTATAATCCCTTTCCCCTCTGCCTCTTCTGCAAGGTAATACCCAAGACTCGCCGCTTTCTTCTCCCAGCTCACTGGATGAATGCTTACCATCCCAACAAGCTTTCCTTTATAACGTATACCACTTTCAAAACCACCTCCCTCTGCAAATTTCTTTAACCACCTCGGAAAAATGTCATCATACGCATCAGCCGATTTCGTGCCATCTACCCAAGGAAGCCATCTTCTTAAATGATTACGGTTTTGATTTATTAATTGATATAACTCTTCTTTATGATGCTTCTCTAATAATTGTAGTTCAATTTCGTCATCTACTCGGAGTGTGAACATATTTACACCCCTTTTTTTCTTATTATTCTAACATCTATTGTTAAAAAATCCCCCTCAACATATCAGCATTTTGACAGGAGATATCGGCTTCCCAACATCTTTCGACACCACATATACTACAAATCACGCACTAAAAAAGACGCATAGCCACCGCTATGCGTCTTTTTTTTACTTCTCAGCAACTTGCACTTCTTTTATATAAGCTGCTTCGAATTTTTGAATGTCGCCTGCGCCCATAAAAATAAGAACGCCGTTTTTATGTTTTTTCAGTATATCTGTTGTTGTATCTGTAATTAATTCTGCACCATCAATGCGTTTTTGCAAATCTTCAATTGTTAATTCACCTTTGTTTTCACGTGCTGATCCAAAAATGTCACATAAATAGACTTGATCAGCTTTACTTAGGCTTTCTGCAAACTCATCTAAAAACGTCTCTGTACGTGAAAATGTATGCGGCTGGAAGATAGCGATAATTTCACGCTCTGGATACTTTTGATGAGCCGCTTCAATCGTTGCATTAATTTCTGTCGGATGATGTGCATAATCATCAATAATGACTTGGTCTCTCACCGTTTTTTCATTAAAGCGACGTTTTACGCCTTCAAATGTTGTTAATTGATGTTTCACAACTTCGACATCGATATTTTCATAATGGCAAAGCGCTATTACTGCTAATGCATTTAATACGCTATGATTTCCGTATCCTGTAATTTTAAATGTTTCATAATACGTATTACGAACGAATACGTCAAATACAGTACCGTCTGTTCTCTTTTGAATGTTACGAGCTTGGAAATCATTATCTTCACCAAATCCATAGAAAATAACAGGTACTTTCGCTTGAATTTTTTGAAGTTCTTCATCATCACCACATGCAATAATTCCCTTTTTCACTTGAAGTGCCATCTCTTGGAATGCATGAAATACATCATTAATGTCTGCAAAATAATCCGGATGATCAAAGTCAATATTTGTCATAATTGCATAGTCTGGATAGTAAGACAAGAAATGACGACGATATTCACAAGCTTCAAACGCAAAATACTTACTATTTTCTACCCCATGTCCCGTTCCATCGCCAATCAGATAAGATGTCGGGTTAGCACCTTGCATGACATGGGCTAACAAACCTGTTGTTGATGTTTTTCCATGCGCACCTGTTACAGCAACACTTGTATACTGACTCATAAGGTTTCCTAAAAAGTGATGGTAACGATGGACTGGAATATTTAATTCTTTCGCTGCCATAATTTCTTCATGCGTATCAGGAAATGCATTTCCTGCAATAATCACTTGTCCTTCTTTAATATTGTTTTTATCAAAAGGAAGGATTGAAATACCACGCTTTTCCAATGCTACTTGTGTGAAGAAACGCTTTTCATAATCAGAACCTTGAACAGTATTCTTCATGTCATGAAGAATTTGTGCTAATGAACTCATTCCTGTTCCTTTAATTCCTACAAAATGGTAAACTGTCATCTTAAAGAACCTCCAACATTTCGAACTAATACAACGGCCTATCTATAAGACAGTATATGAATCTTTTCTTATTTTGGTAATCATCATACATTTCCGATAAAGCGAACCTTTTTTAGCTCTCATTAATCAAATGCATACGTGCTTCGTTTTATGTCCATAACAAAACTATTATAGCAAAAAACAAGCCGTTATACTATGATAACAGAAAAACTGATAGGGTCAATCACCTATCAGTTTTTCTTTTTTATTTCTCTTCTTTTTTTCTAATTGAACGCGCTCAAGACGCGGATTCGGACGGTATTTACGCCCAGCTTTCGCTTCCGGCTTTCCATTTAATTCCACATTATCGCCAGTAAAGCCGATATTTATTTTCAGTAAGCTACTGCCCACTCCGTATAGGTCTACAGGAACATTTTGCGCTTCAAATTCACGAATACGTTTCTCATCAAATCCGCCAGTTA
The window above is part of the Bacillus cytotoxicus NVH 391-98 genome. Proteins encoded here:
- a CDS encoding acetoin utilization protein AcuC codes for the protein MKSVFVYSDKFQGYSFSPEHPFNQLRVTLTYDLLVKSGFLSPSQVIPPRMATDEEIALIHTEDYINAVKRAGEGHLEQSIAMTYGLGTEDTPMFPHMHEASALLVGGTLTAVDAVMSGKATCALNLGGGLHHGFRGKASGFCIYNDSSIAIKYLQQKYGLRVLYIDTDAHHGDGVQWSFYDDPNVCTISLHETGRYLFPGTGAVNERGQGVGYSYSFNVPLDAFTEDESFLQSYRTVVKEVAAYFKPDIIVTQNGADAHYYDPLTHLCATIEIYREIPKLANEIANEYCDGRWIAVGGGGYDMWRVVPRAWALIWITMNNIQNISGYLPPEWIEAWKGQAETELPLTWEDPNNMYNPIPRKAEIEEKNALTVAKSLEIIRNNTKKSLY
- the mscL gene encoding large conductance mechanosensitive channel protein MscL; protein product: MWNEFKKFALKGNVMDLAVGVVIGGAFGKIVSSLVSDVIMPLVGLLLGGVNFTGLSFTFGKAVVKYGAFIQTVVDFLIIAFSIFLFIKLFNKLTFKKEEEKKEEVPEPTKEEVLLGEIRDLLKQQNASKDRA
- a CDS encoding DUF3917 domain-containing protein; the encoded protein is MIILWIITLCMTAFFAYMTLKQTGLKRFVPGSILAGIALITYVSSIFIEHVSAEWSTNFVFIGITLFAGSMMVLMVAGIVFFIHMNSETL
- the ccpA gene encoding catabolite control protein A; this encodes MNVTIYDVAREANVSMATVSRVVNGNPNVKPTTRKKVLEAIDRLGYRPNAVARGLASKKTTTVGVIIPDISNTFYAELARGIEDIATMYKYNIILSNSDQNKEKEFHLLNTMLGKQVDGIVFMGEDITDIHVEEFKKSPVPIVLAASFDEKNETPSVNIDYTQAAYDAIKYFLEKGHKRIGFVSGPFVDKAGSAKKLQGYKKALEETGISYDEKLVIDGDYTYDSGLEAFEKLWALDQKPTAIFVSSDEMALGVIHAAQDAGLRVPEDVEVLGFDNTRLALMVRPQLSTVVQPMYDIGAVAMRLLTKYMNKEKVEDHTVILPHRIQFRNSTK
- a CDS encoding bifunctional 3-deoxy-7-phosphoheptulonate synthase/chorismate mutase; this encodes MASQELDRLRSQIDEINMQMLELLNERGRLVQEVGKVKEEQGIMKFDPVRERNMLDLIAQHNNGPFETSTLQHIFKQIFQMSLELQEDDHRKALLVSRKKKPEDTIVTIKGERIGDGNPHFIMGPCAVESYEQVRQVAEAIKEQGLKLMRGGAFKPRTSPYDFQGLGLEGLQILRQVADEYDLAVISEILNPNDMEMALDYVDVIQIGARNMQNFELLKAAGAVKKPVLLKRGLSATIEEFIYAAEYIMAQGNGDIILCERGIRTYEKATRNTLDISAVPILKKETHLPVVVDVTHSTGRRDLLLPTAKAAMAIGADAVMAEVHPDPAVALSDSAQQMDIPEFNEFMKELKAFRGRS
- the ytxJ gene encoding bacillithiol system redox-active protein YtxJ yields the protein MSMKKIETIEEFEALVETAEPYILFKHSTTCPISQGAYTEFQAYCKENDETAAYYLYIQDARDVSNRIAEHFGITHESPQVLYIKDGMAVWHTSHWNIKKEVLKENVK
- a CDS encoding DUF948 domain-containing protein: MYNRRKYEKDKGSDEMQVLLYVSAAIIAVAFAVLVIYACRTLLSLQKTLENVASTLEGLEKQMQGISVETEQLLHKTNALADDIQQKSQSLNKVVEGVDGIGTTIHSLNTKLRNVSNSVTNEIENNADKVAQVVQWSSAAIEVYNHFRATRHEKKREKEERKLEKVEKKEKRSRLPIRMKGE
- a CDS encoding aminopeptidase, yielding MKDPRIEKLAYNLINYSIRLQKGEKVLIENFGLQRELVTALVKEAYAAGGFPFVSLKDHAVDRSLLMGATEEHFEQIAAYEASVMKDMDAYIGLRSGDNINEQADVPSERMKIHGQTVGKKVHRDIRVPKTRWVVLRYPNASMAQLAKMSTEAFEDFYFEVCNLDYGKMDKAMDSLVELMNKTDKVRLTGPGTDLTFSIKDIPAIKCSGHLNIPDGEVYSAPVRNSVNGTISYNTPSPYNGYTFENVQLKFKDGKIIEATANDTDRINKIFDTDEGARYVGEFAIGVNPYILHPMGDILFDEKIDGSFHFTPGQAYDDAWNGNNSNIHWDLVCIQRPEYGGGEIYFDDVLIRKDGRFVVPELEALNPENLK
- a CDS encoding PH domain-containing protein, with product MEISIQRSKLIMIVVILMFIIMVVYPIMLFVMNKENWGTALIGMGICFIVNVPLVWEVFIKKHIVKNGVLKYGILNDDIVLSDVRVVRQVGKSLEITTNQYKVHMIAMPTDMNQLLALIEKENPQVKIEMN
- a CDS encoding GNAT family N-acetyltransferase, whose product is MFTLRVDDEIELQLLEKHHKEELYQLINQNRNHLRRWLPWVDGTKSADAYDDIFPRWLKKFAEGGGFESGIRYKGKLVGMVSIHPVSWEKKAASLGYYLAEEAEGKGIITRSVKAVLRYGFEDLKLNKMEIHCGVQNKKNRAVPERLGFRLDGILREEEWLYDHFHDIAVYSLLASEWKKIR
- the murC gene encoding UDP-N-acetylmuramate--L-alanine ligase, translating into MTVYHFVGIKGTGMSSLAQILHDMKNTVQGSDYEKRFFTQVALEKRGISILPFDKNNIKEGQVIIAGNAFPDTHEEIMAAKELNIPVHRYHHFLGNLMSQYTSVAVTGAHGKTSTTGLLAHVMQGANPTSYLIGDGTGHGVENSKYFAFEACEYRRHFLSYYPDYAIMTNIDFDHPDYFADINDVFHAFQEMALQVKKGIIACGDDEELQKIQAKVPVIFYGFGEDNDFQARNIQKRTDGTVFDVFVRNTYYETFKITGYGNHSVLNALAVIALCHYENIDVEVVKHQLTTFEGVKRRFNEKTVRDQVIIDDYAHHPTEINATIEAAHQKYPEREIIAIFQPHTFSRTETFLDEFAESLSKADQVYLCDIFGSARENKGELTIEDLQKRIDGAELITDTTTDILKKHKNGVLIFMGAGDIQKFEAAYIKEVQVAEK